From Triticum aestivum cultivar Chinese Spring chromosome 4A, IWGSC CS RefSeq v2.1, whole genome shotgun sequence, a single genomic window includes:
- the LOC123085594 gene encoding ubiquitin-activating enzyme E1 3-like isoform X2, producing the protein MLPTKRADGAEDSGDAAAKKARVGESAAEAGSEAMVAGEPVGGGSNGNGVAEIDEDLHSRQLAVYGRETMRLLFASNVLVSGLNGLGAETGNVDMWDLSGNFFLSEDDIGKNRAAACVEKLQELNNAVLVSAVTEELTTEHLSKFQAVVFTNLSLDKAVEFNDCCRSHQPPIPFIKTEVCGLFGSVFCDFGPEFTVLDVDGEDPHTGIIASISNDNPAMVSCVDDERLEFQDGDLVVFTEVSGMTELNDGKPRKIVDARPFSFCIEEDTRNFGIYAKGGIVTQVKEPMILEFKSLRECIKEPGNFLLSDFSKYQRPPLLHFAFLALDNFRKKFGRFPVAGCDQDARKFVEFTASINEAAIDYKMDELDEKLLQHFASGSRAVLNPMAAMFGGIVGQEVVKACSGKFHPQYQFFYFDSLESLPTYALDPKDLKPLNSRYDAQISVFGSKLQKKMRDSNIFVVGSGALGCEFLKNFALMGVSCGRKGKLTITDDDVIEKSNLSRQFLFRDWNIGQAKSTVAATAASAINSSLHIDALQNRACPETEHVFNDAFWEGLDAVINALDNVNARMYMDMRCLYFQKPLLESGTLGPKCNTQMVIPHLTENYGASRDPPEKQAPMCTVHSFPHNIDHCLTWARSEFEGLLEKTPNEVNSFMSNPAEYAAAMRKAGDAQARELLERVRECLDKERCYKFEDCITWARLKFEDYFSNRVKQLTFTFPEDAATSTGAPFWSAPKRFPHPVQFSAVDSSHIQFILAASILRAVSFGIPIPDWAKNMGNLADIVSKVAVPEFEPKSGVKIETDEKATNLSSASVDDAAVIEDLLTKLEACAKKLPSGFQMKPIQFEKDDDTNFHMDLIAGLANMRARNYGIQEVDKLKAKFIAGRIIPAIATTTAMATGLVCLELYKVLAGDHPVEDYRNTFANLALPMFSMAEPVPPKEMKHQDLRWTVWDRWSIKGNITVAELLKWLSDKGLTAYSVSCGTSLLYNTMFPRHRDRLKRKMVDVAQEVAKVDVPAYRKHFDVVVACEDDDGNDIDIPLISIYFR; encoded by the exons GAAATGTGGATATGTGGGACCTATCTGGCAATTTCTTTCTATCTGAGGATGATATTGGGAAGAACAGGGCTGCTGCTTGTGTTGAAAAGCTGCAAGAACTTAACAATGCTGTTCTTGTATCTGCTGTAACGGAAGAACTGACTACTGAACACCTTTCTAAGTTCCAG GCTGTTGTTTTCACCAACTTAAGTCTAGACAAGGCAGTTGAATTTAATGATTGCTGTCGTAGCCACCAGCCTCCAATTCCATTCATCAAAACAGAAGTCTGTGGTCTTTTTGGTAGCGTGTTTTGTGACTTTGGGCCTGAGTTTACTGTTCTTGATGTTGATGGTGAAGATCCCCACACTGGTATAATTGCATCCATCAGCAATGACAATCCTGCAATGGTTTCCTGCGTTGATGATGAGCGCCTTGAATTCCAAGATGGTGATCTTGTTGTTTTCACGGAGGTCAGTGGGATGACAGAACTGAATGATGGCAAGCCCAGGAAGATAGTAGATGCAAGGCCATTTTCATTTTGCATTGAGGAGGATACACGTAACTTTGGCATTTATGCAAAAGGTGGGATTGTTACACAGGTGAAAGAACCAATGATCTTAGAGTTCAAGAGTCTGAGAGAATGTATAAAAGAACCTGGGAATTTCCTTTTGAGTGATTTCTCAAAATACCAGCGTCCTCCGCTGCTTCACTTCGCATTTCTAGCCTTGGATAATTTCAGAAAAAAGTTTGGGCGCTTCCCTGTTGCTGGTTGTGACCAGGATGCTCGAAAATTTGTGGAGTTTACTGCTTCTATTAATGAGGCTGCAATTGATTACAAGATGGATGAACTTGATGAGAAGCTGCTGCAACATTTTGCAAGTGGTTCTAGAGCTGTTCTGAACCCAATGGCTGCAATGTTTGGTGGTATTGTTGGTCAAGAAGTTGTGAAGGCTTGTTCTGGGAAATTTCATCCGCAGTACCAG TTCTTCTATTTTGACTCGTTAGAATCTCTGCCAACCTATGCATTGGACCCTAAAGACTTGAAGCCATTGAATAGCCGCTACGATGCTCAGATTTCTGTTTTTGGTTCTAAGCTTCAGAAGAAGATGCGGGACTCTAATATTTTTGTTGTGGGATCTGGTGCTCTTGGATGTGAATTCTTGAAGAACTTTGCTTTAATGGGGGTTTCTTGTGGCCGTAAAGGGAAGCTAACTATAACAGATGATGATGTCATTGAGAAAAGCAACTTGAGCCGGCAATTCCTGTTTCGTGATTGGAACATTGGACAGGCAAAATCTACAGTAGCCGCTACAGCTGCTAGTGCTATCAACTCCAGCCTCCATATTGATGCTCTTCAGAATCGTGCCTGTCCAGAGACTGAACATGTTTTCAATGATGCATTCTGGGAGGGCCTTGATGCTGTCATCAATGCACTTGATAATGTCAATGCTAGGATGTACATGGACATGCGATGCCTGTACTTCCAGAAACCACTCTTGGAATCTGGAACGCTGGGTCCGAAATGTAATACACAGATGGTGATTCCTCACCTTACTGAAAACTATGGAGCTTCACGTGATCCTCCTGAGAAACAGGCACCAATGTGCACAGTTCATTCCTTTCCACACAATATTGACCATTGTCTAACATGGGCTCGCTCAGAGTTTGAGGGTCTGCTAGAAAAAACTCCAAATGAAGTGAACTCATTTATGTCTAATCCTGCTGAATATGCTGCTGCTATGAGAAAGGCAGGTGATGCTCAAGCCAGGGAATTGTTGGAGCGTGTACGTGAATGCCTTGACAAGGAGCGATGTTATAAATTTGAAGACTGCATAACCTGGGCAAGACTGAA GTTTGAAGATTACTTCTCTAATCGTGTGAAGCAGCTAACATTCACATTTCCTGAAGATGCTGCCACTAGCACTGGTGCTCCTTTCTGGTCTGCCCCTAAGCGTTTCCCTCACCCGGTGCAATTCTCAGCTGTTGATTCATCTCACATTCAATTTATACTGGCTGCTTCCATATTGAGAGCCGTGTCTTTCGGGATCCCCATACCGGACTGGGCAAAGAACATGGGTAATCTGGCTGATATAGTAAGTAAGGTTGCAGTGCCTGAATTTGAGCCAAAGAGTGGGGTTAAGATTGAAACAGATGAGAAGGCCACTAACCTCTCCAGTGCCTCAGTTGACGACGCTGCTGTTATCGAAGACCTTTTAACCAAGTTGGAAGCATGTGCCAAGAAACTACCTTCAGGATTCCAAATGAAGCCTATTCAGTTTGAGAAG GATGATGATACAAATTTCCACATGGACTTGATTGCTGGTCTTGCTAATATGCGTGCGAGAAACTATGGTATTCAAGAGGTTGACAAGCTGAAGGCGAAGTTCATTGCAGGAAGAATCATTCCAGCTATTGCAACTACGACAGCCATGGCCACAGGCCTTGTGTGCCTTGAGCTGTACAAGGTTCTGGCAGGTGACCACCCAGTTGAAGACTACCGCAATACGTTTGCCAACCTGGCACTACCAATGTTCTCCATGGCTGAACCTGTACCGCCCAAGGAGATGAAGCATCAAGACCTGAGATGGACAGTGTGGGACCGATGGTCTATCAAGGGCAACATTACTGTCGCAGAACTCCTGAAGTGGTTAAGCGACAAGGGCCTGACTGCTTACAGCGTCTCCTGTGGCACATCCTTGCTGTACAACACCATGTTCCCGAGGCACAGGGATCGACTGAAGAGGAAGATGGTGGATGTCGCCCAGGAGGTGGCTAAGGTAGATGTTCCAGCATACAGGAAGCATTTTGATGTTGTTGTGGCTTGCGAGGATGACGACGGGAACGACATTGATATTCCTCTTATCTCCATTTACTTCCGATAG
- the LOC123085594 gene encoding ubiquitin-activating enzyme E1 3-like isoform X1 — MLPTKRADGAEDSGDAAAKKARVGESAAEAGSEAMVAGEPVGGGSNGNGVAEIDEDLHSRQLAVYGRETMRLLFASNVLVSGLNGLGAETAKNLALAGVKSVTLHDVGNVDMWDLSGNFFLSEDDIGKNRAAACVEKLQELNNAVLVSAVTEELTTEHLSKFQAVVFTNLSLDKAVEFNDCCRSHQPPIPFIKTEVCGLFGSVFCDFGPEFTVLDVDGEDPHTGIIASISNDNPAMVSCVDDERLEFQDGDLVVFTEVSGMTELNDGKPRKIVDARPFSFCIEEDTRNFGIYAKGGIVTQVKEPMILEFKSLRECIKEPGNFLLSDFSKYQRPPLLHFAFLALDNFRKKFGRFPVAGCDQDARKFVEFTASINEAAIDYKMDELDEKLLQHFASGSRAVLNPMAAMFGGIVGQEVVKACSGKFHPQYQFFYFDSLESLPTYALDPKDLKPLNSRYDAQISVFGSKLQKKMRDSNIFVVGSGALGCEFLKNFALMGVSCGRKGKLTITDDDVIEKSNLSRQFLFRDWNIGQAKSTVAATAASAINSSLHIDALQNRACPETEHVFNDAFWEGLDAVINALDNVNARMYMDMRCLYFQKPLLESGTLGPKCNTQMVIPHLTENYGASRDPPEKQAPMCTVHSFPHNIDHCLTWARSEFEGLLEKTPNEVNSFMSNPAEYAAAMRKAGDAQARELLERVRECLDKERCYKFEDCITWARLKFEDYFSNRVKQLTFTFPEDAATSTGAPFWSAPKRFPHPVQFSAVDSSHIQFILAASILRAVSFGIPIPDWAKNMGNLADIVSKVAVPEFEPKSGVKIETDEKATNLSSASVDDAAVIEDLLTKLEACAKKLPSGFQMKPIQFEKDDDTNFHMDLIAGLANMRARNYGIQEVDKLKAKFIAGRIIPAIATTTAMATGLVCLELYKVLAGDHPVEDYRNTFANLALPMFSMAEPVPPKEMKHQDLRWTVWDRWSIKGNITVAELLKWLSDKGLTAYSVSCGTSLLYNTMFPRHRDRLKRKMVDVAQEVAKVDVPAYRKHFDVVVACEDDDGNDIDIPLISIYFR; from the exons CAAAGAATCTTGCTCTGGCGGGTGTTAAATCTGTCACCCTACATGATGTAGGAAATGTGGATATGTGGGACCTATCTGGCAATTTCTTTCTATCTGAGGATGATATTGGGAAGAACAGGGCTGCTGCTTGTGTTGAAAAGCTGCAAGAACTTAACAATGCTGTTCTTGTATCTGCTGTAACGGAAGAACTGACTACTGAACACCTTTCTAAGTTCCAG GCTGTTGTTTTCACCAACTTAAGTCTAGACAAGGCAGTTGAATTTAATGATTGCTGTCGTAGCCACCAGCCTCCAATTCCATTCATCAAAACAGAAGTCTGTGGTCTTTTTGGTAGCGTGTTTTGTGACTTTGGGCCTGAGTTTACTGTTCTTGATGTTGATGGTGAAGATCCCCACACTGGTATAATTGCATCCATCAGCAATGACAATCCTGCAATGGTTTCCTGCGTTGATGATGAGCGCCTTGAATTCCAAGATGGTGATCTTGTTGTTTTCACGGAGGTCAGTGGGATGACAGAACTGAATGATGGCAAGCCCAGGAAGATAGTAGATGCAAGGCCATTTTCATTTTGCATTGAGGAGGATACACGTAACTTTGGCATTTATGCAAAAGGTGGGATTGTTACACAGGTGAAAGAACCAATGATCTTAGAGTTCAAGAGTCTGAGAGAATGTATAAAAGAACCTGGGAATTTCCTTTTGAGTGATTTCTCAAAATACCAGCGTCCTCCGCTGCTTCACTTCGCATTTCTAGCCTTGGATAATTTCAGAAAAAAGTTTGGGCGCTTCCCTGTTGCTGGTTGTGACCAGGATGCTCGAAAATTTGTGGAGTTTACTGCTTCTATTAATGAGGCTGCAATTGATTACAAGATGGATGAACTTGATGAGAAGCTGCTGCAACATTTTGCAAGTGGTTCTAGAGCTGTTCTGAACCCAATGGCTGCAATGTTTGGTGGTATTGTTGGTCAAGAAGTTGTGAAGGCTTGTTCTGGGAAATTTCATCCGCAGTACCAG TTCTTCTATTTTGACTCGTTAGAATCTCTGCCAACCTATGCATTGGACCCTAAAGACTTGAAGCCATTGAATAGCCGCTACGATGCTCAGATTTCTGTTTTTGGTTCTAAGCTTCAGAAGAAGATGCGGGACTCTAATATTTTTGTTGTGGGATCTGGTGCTCTTGGATGTGAATTCTTGAAGAACTTTGCTTTAATGGGGGTTTCTTGTGGCCGTAAAGGGAAGCTAACTATAACAGATGATGATGTCATTGAGAAAAGCAACTTGAGCCGGCAATTCCTGTTTCGTGATTGGAACATTGGACAGGCAAAATCTACAGTAGCCGCTACAGCTGCTAGTGCTATCAACTCCAGCCTCCATATTGATGCTCTTCAGAATCGTGCCTGTCCAGAGACTGAACATGTTTTCAATGATGCATTCTGGGAGGGCCTTGATGCTGTCATCAATGCACTTGATAATGTCAATGCTAGGATGTACATGGACATGCGATGCCTGTACTTCCAGAAACCACTCTTGGAATCTGGAACGCTGGGTCCGAAATGTAATACACAGATGGTGATTCCTCACCTTACTGAAAACTATGGAGCTTCACGTGATCCTCCTGAGAAACAGGCACCAATGTGCACAGTTCATTCCTTTCCACACAATATTGACCATTGTCTAACATGGGCTCGCTCAGAGTTTGAGGGTCTGCTAGAAAAAACTCCAAATGAAGTGAACTCATTTATGTCTAATCCTGCTGAATATGCTGCTGCTATGAGAAAGGCAGGTGATGCTCAAGCCAGGGAATTGTTGGAGCGTGTACGTGAATGCCTTGACAAGGAGCGATGTTATAAATTTGAAGACTGCATAACCTGGGCAAGACTGAA GTTTGAAGATTACTTCTCTAATCGTGTGAAGCAGCTAACATTCACATTTCCTGAAGATGCTGCCACTAGCACTGGTGCTCCTTTCTGGTCTGCCCCTAAGCGTTTCCCTCACCCGGTGCAATTCTCAGCTGTTGATTCATCTCACATTCAATTTATACTGGCTGCTTCCATATTGAGAGCCGTGTCTTTCGGGATCCCCATACCGGACTGGGCAAAGAACATGGGTAATCTGGCTGATATAGTAAGTAAGGTTGCAGTGCCTGAATTTGAGCCAAAGAGTGGGGTTAAGATTGAAACAGATGAGAAGGCCACTAACCTCTCCAGTGCCTCAGTTGACGACGCTGCTGTTATCGAAGACCTTTTAACCAAGTTGGAAGCATGTGCCAAGAAACTACCTTCAGGATTCCAAATGAAGCCTATTCAGTTTGAGAAG GATGATGATACAAATTTCCACATGGACTTGATTGCTGGTCTTGCTAATATGCGTGCGAGAAACTATGGTATTCAAGAGGTTGACAAGCTGAAGGCGAAGTTCATTGCAGGAAGAATCATTCCAGCTATTGCAACTACGACAGCCATGGCCACAGGCCTTGTGTGCCTTGAGCTGTACAAGGTTCTGGCAGGTGACCACCCAGTTGAAGACTACCGCAATACGTTTGCCAACCTGGCACTACCAATGTTCTCCATGGCTGAACCTGTACCGCCCAAGGAGATGAAGCATCAAGACCTGAGATGGACAGTGTGGGACCGATGGTCTATCAAGGGCAACATTACTGTCGCAGAACTCCTGAAGTGGTTAAGCGACAAGGGCCTGACTGCTTACAGCGTCTCCTGTGGCACATCCTTGCTGTACAACACCATGTTCCCGAGGCACAGGGATCGACTGAAGAGGAAGATGGTGGATGTCGCCCAGGAGGTGGCTAAGGTAGATGTTCCAGCATACAGGAAGCATTTTGATGTTGTTGTGGCTTGCGAGGATGACGACGGGAACGACATTGATATTCCTCTTATCTCCATTTACTTCCGATAG